A genome region from Glycine max cultivar Williams 82 chromosome 5, Glycine_max_v4.0, whole genome shotgun sequence includes the following:
- the LOC100792725 gene encoding solanesyl diphosphate synthase 3, chloroplastic/mitochondrial isoform X2 — protein sequence MVVAEVPKLASAAEYFFKIGVEGKRFRPTVLLLMSTALNLSIHEAPPPVEVGGTLTTDVRSRQQRIAEITEMIHVASLLHDDVLDDADSRRGIGSLNFVMGNKLAVLAGDFLLSRACVALASLKNTEVVSLLAKVVEHLVTGETMQMTTTSDQRCSMEYYMQKTYYKTASLISNSCKAIAILAGQTAEVAMLAFEYGKNLGLAFQLIDDVLDFTGTSASLGKGSLSDIRHGIVTAPILFAMEEFPQLRTIVDEGFENPANVDLALEYLGKSRGIQRTRELAVEHANLAAAAIDSLPESDDEDVRKSRKALIDLTHRVITRTK from the exons ATGGTAGTTGCTGAG GTTCCTAAGCTTGCCTCAGCTGCCGAATACTTCTTCAAAATTGGAGTGGAAGGAAAAAGATTTCGCCCTACA GTTTTATTGTTAATGTCAACTGCATTAAATCTATCAATACACGAAGCACCTCCTCCTGTTGAGGTAGGAGGTACTTTGACAACTGATGTACGTTCAAGACAACAACGCATAGCTGAAATAACAGAGATGATTCAT GTGGCAAGCCTTCTTCACGATGATGTACTGGATGATGCAGATTCTAGACGTGGTATTGGTTCATTGAATTTTGTAATGGGCAATAAG TTGGCAGTGTTGGCTGGAGATTTTTTGCTTTCTCGGGCTTGTGTTGCTCTTGCCTCTTTGAAAAACACAGAG GTTGTATCTTTATTGGCAAAAGTTGTAGAGCATCTTGTAACTGGGGAGACCATGCAAATGACTACAACATCTGATCAACGGTGTAG CATGGAATATTATATGCAAAAGACCTACTACAAGACTGCATCTTTAATATCAAATAGTTGCAAGGCAATAGCCATCCTTGCAGGGCAAACAGCAGAAGTTGCAATGCTTGCTTTTGAGTATGGAAAAAATCTG GGTTTGGCATTTCAATTGATAGATGATGTGCTTGATTTCACAGGCACATCAGCTTCCCTTGGAAAGGGTTCTTTATCAGACATTCGTCAt GGAATTGTTACAGCTCCAATATTGTTTGCCATGGAGGAGTTCCCTCAGTTGCGTACAATTGTTGATGAGGGCTTCGAAAACCCTGCAAATGTTGATCTT GCTCTGGAGTATCTAGGAAAAAGCCGAGGTATACAGAGGACACGGGAGCTAGCCGTGGAGCATGCTAACCTTGCAGCAGCAGCAATTGATTCCTTACCGGAGAGTGACGACGAGGATGTAAGAAAATCAAGGAAAGCCCTGATAGATCTAACTCACAGAGTCATTACACGAACAAAGTGA